In one window of Rhinatrema bivittatum chromosome 10, aRhiBiv1.1, whole genome shotgun sequence DNA:
- the LOC115100103 gene encoding uncharacterized protein LOC115100103 isoform X2, translating to MQESSGFDLEQGMLREGKQVIEDRDIGDMGNFGGWPDWYGKESCRGMVPSSGPVGFYGREGHRKGGQFPSRGGFEGRVRHEVSEGSLGRERGASFLAGPEEEVMPGTSRQEAWRDREFAGLMTGQDSGSSRRGGWHAASGQEKEVPVEAELRVRRGEQECAWVVDHSFVHWAHHRAERRPYGSNLYLEELQWSIKWFSWRGMKWDGLLTFLQQCVMENGVPQILLIHLGGNDIGKWSCREMVSKIRKDFATIMNGMPHTVLGWSDIIVRYQCLDSPIWYRGVRKLNKQIGKWLERQGGFWVKHEWSREVIPGLFRSDGVHLSDVGINLFNNTLQEGLEQVIARIEGRSGGEQ from the exons ATGCAGGAGAGTTCAGGGTTTGATTTAGAGCAGGGTATGTTAAGGGAAGGGAAGCAGGTTATTGAGGATAGGGATATTGGTGACATGGGAAATTTTGGAGGATGGCCAGATTGGTATGGTAAGGAGTCATGCAGGGGTATGGTACCGAGTTCGGGTCCAGTGGGGTTTTATGGGAGGGAGGGGCATagaaaggggggtcaatttcctAGCAGGGGTGGTTTTGAGGGCAGAGTAAGGCATGAGGTGTCagaagggagtttaggtagggaaaggggggCATCTTTTCTTGCAGGACCTGAAGAGGAGGTGATGCCTGGAACTTCGAGGCAAGAGGCCTGGCGGGACAGGGAGTTTGCAGGACTGATGACAGGTCAAGACAGCGGTAGTTCCAGAAGGGGAGGATGGCATGCTGCATCCGGGCAAGAAAAGGAGGTTCCAGTGGAAGCAG AATTGCGGGTGCGACGGGGGGAGCAGGAATGTGCCTGGGTCGTGGACCATTCTTTCGTGCATTGGGCCCATCACAGAGCGGAGAGGAGGCCATATGGATCGAATCTCTACCTGGAAGAGCTGCAATGGAGCATCAAATGGTTTAGTTGGCGGGGAATGAAGTGGGACGGATTATTAACTTTCTTGCAACAGTGTGTTATGGAGAATGGGGTGCCACAAATTTTGTTAATACATTTGGGGGGGAATGATATTGGCAAGTGGTCATGTAGGGAAATGGTGTCCAAGATCAGGAAGGATTTTGCGACCATTATGAATGGGATGCCGCACACTGTGTTAGGGTGGTCGGACATAATTGTGAGGTATCAGTGTTTAGATTCCCCAATCTGGTACAGGGGAGTTCGAAAGCTGAACAAGCAAATTGGGAAGTGGTTGGAGAGACAAGGGGGGTTTTGGGTGAAGCATGAGTGGTCCAGGGAAGTTATTCCAGGTTTATTTAGGTCTGATGGGGTGCATTTGTCGGACGTTGGTATCAATTTATTTAATAACACGTTGCAGGAAGGATTAGAGCAGGTTATTGCCAGAATagagggccgcagtgggggggaaCAATGA
- the LOC115100103 gene encoding uncharacterized protein LOC115100103 isoform X1, with translation MQESSGFDLEQGMLREGKQVIEDRDIGDMGNFGGWPDWYGKESCRGMVPSSGPVGFYGREGHRKGGQFPSRGGFEGRVRHEVSEGSLGRERGASFLAGPEEEVMPGTSRQEAWRDREFAGLMTGQDSGSSRRGGWHAASGQEKEVPVEAVARIQKASARSKFGRGSVPGTPVAPGPELRVRRGEQECAWVVDHSFVHWAHHRAERRPYGSNLYLEELQWSIKWFSWRGMKWDGLLTFLQQCVMENGVPQILLIHLGGNDIGKWSCREMVSKIRKDFATIMNGMPHTVLGWSDIIVRYQCLDSPIWYRGVRKLNKQIGKWLERQGGFWVKHEWSREVIPGLFRSDGVHLSDVGINLFNNTLQEGLEQVIARIEGRSGGEQ, from the exons ATGCAGGAGAGTTCAGGGTTTGATTTAGAGCAGGGTATGTTAAGGGAAGGGAAGCAGGTTATTGAGGATAGGGATATTGGTGACATGGGAAATTTTGGAGGATGGCCAGATTGGTATGGTAAGGAGTCATGCAGGGGTATGGTACCGAGTTCGGGTCCAGTGGGGTTTTATGGGAGGGAGGGGCATagaaaggggggtcaatttcctAGCAGGGGTGGTTTTGAGGGCAGAGTAAGGCATGAGGTGTCagaagggagtttaggtagggaaaggggggCATCTTTTCTTGCAGGACCTGAAGAGGAGGTGATGCCTGGAACTTCGAGGCAAGAGGCCTGGCGGGACAGGGAGTTTGCAGGACTGATGACAGGTCAAGACAGCGGTAGTTCCAGAAGGGGAGGATGGCATGCTGCATCCGGGCAAGAAAAGGAGGTTCCAGTGGAAGCAG tggcaAGAATTCAGAAAGCTAGCGCCCGGAGCAAATTTGGAAGGGGATCCGTTCCCGGCACACCTGTGGCACCTGGGCCGG AATTGCGGGTGCGACGGGGGGAGCAGGAATGTGCCTGGGTCGTGGACCATTCTTTCGTGCATTGGGCCCATCACAGAGCGGAGAGGAGGCCATATGGATCGAATCTCTACCTGGAAGAGCTGCAATGGAGCATCAAATGGTTTAGTTGGCGGGGAATGAAGTGGGACGGATTATTAACTTTCTTGCAACAGTGTGTTATGGAGAATGGGGTGCCACAAATTTTGTTAATACATTTGGGGGGGAATGATATTGGCAAGTGGTCATGTAGGGAAATGGTGTCCAAGATCAGGAAGGATTTTGCGACCATTATGAATGGGATGCCGCACACTGTGTTAGGGTGGTCGGACATAATTGTGAGGTATCAGTGTTTAGATTCCCCAATCTGGTACAGGGGAGTTCGAAAGCTGAACAAGCAAATTGGGAAGTGGTTGGAGAGACAAGGGGGGTTTTGGGTGAAGCATGAGTGGTCCAGGGAAGTTATTCCAGGTTTATTTAGGTCTGATGGGGTGCATTTGTCGGACGTTGGTATCAATTTATTTAATAACACGTTGCAGGAAGGATTAGAGCAGGTTATTGCCAGAATagagggccgcagtgggggggaaCAATGA